The genome window CACGTAGCCGCGGGCGCCGGCGGCGACGGCGCGCGCCACGCCCTCGACGTCCTCGGCCACGGTCAGCATGAGCACGCCGGCACCGGGGTGGCGCGCCAGCAGGCGGCGGGCGGCCTCGACCCCGCCGATGCCGGGCATGCGGACGTCCATGAGCACGAGCGCGGGGCGCTCGACCGGCCAGCGGGCGAGCACCTCCTCACCGGAGCTGGCGCCGATCACGCGCCCCACCCCGGCCACGCCCGCGACCGCTCGCCGCAGGTTCTCCCGCACCAGCGGGGAGTCGTCGCAGACCATGACCGTCGCCATCGCAGACACCGTCGCCACCTCCGTGTGCGCCGACCCGTGCGGTCGGCTGTCCTGGAGGTGTCATCGGCACGGATCGGGCGGACCTGAGAGCTAGCGGGGCTGCGACCCCGGCCGGCGCGGACCCAGCTGCGGCGGGCTCAGGGCTCGGTGGCCTCGAGCAGCACCTCCAGCGCGGCGGGCAGGGCGGGGGCCCGCAGCGCCGCACGGCCGGCCGGCAGCTGCGCGAGGGACCAGCCCGGCCCGGACAGCACGAGGCGCACCGGGTGCCGCAGGCGCGGCAGCGGGCCCAGCTGGGCCGCGGCGTCGGCCACCGGCTCCTCGGCGTGCACGAGGACGGCGGCCGGACCCGTGCGCCGCACGGCGGCCGCCACGGCCTCGCGGGGCAGCCCGGGGGCCAGGACCCACGGCCGGACGCCGTGGGCGGCCACGGCGGCGGCCAGGACGTGCAGGGGCAGGGAGTCCGTCTCGCCCTCGGCGGCGGCGAGGAGCACGACGGCGGTGGTGCGCTCCGGGGGGCGCCGCAGCGCCCGCAGCGCCTCCAGGGTCGCGGCGGTGAGCAGCACCTCGGAGTCGACGCCCGGCCCGGTCGCCTCCCAGCGGCGCGCCAGGGCGACCCTGGCCGGCTGCACGACCTCCTCCCACGCCCGCAGGGGGCCCTTGGAGGAGCAGGCGGCCAGCACGGCCGCCGCGGCGCCGGGAGCGTCACCCGCCAGCACCGCGCGCTGCAGGGCTCCCTGCCCCGCGGGCGAGGGGCGCCGCGTCAGCGGGGTGCGGTCAGCGGGGAGCACGGCGCTCCAGACGCCGAGGTCGGCGGTCAGGGCCACCAGCGCCGGCACGTCCCCCGTGGTCGGGGCCTCGTCGTGGTCCTCGGCGTCGTGGAGGTCAGAGCCCTCACCGGCCGCTGACGCCAGCGCCATCGCAGCGTCGGTCGGATCGGTGGCCAGTGCGGTGGCAGCCGCCGTGACGGGCGGCACGCCCTCCAGCGTCAGCCGGCGCATGACCACCAGTCGGGCGAGGTCCTCGGGGGTGTAGCGGCGGTGCGAGCCGGTCTCGTGCTCGCTGGGGCCCAGGCCGTAGCGGCGGGCCCACGTCCGCAGGGTCGCGGGGGCGACGCCGAGGCGCCGCGCGGCGGCCGCGACGCCCAGCGACACGCCCGAGGGGGCGGCGTTGGGGGTGGGCACCCCGCCAGTGTGGTCGGGTGGTCATGACGTCGCCACCGCGCCCCCCGCGCAGCACCCGGGAGGACGCCGACCGACCGTCGCGCCCCGCGCGGTGGCGCCCTGCGCCACATCACACGAACGGCCCAGTGCCAGGTCCTTGAACAACCTCTGACGCGGTTGTAGTGTCGTCTTCAACGAGCCCGGGCCACCGCGAGGTGGCTCTGAGCACGGAGTACCCCACCCGGCGCGGATCCACACCCGCACCGGAGGGGGTGCACCCGCACGCTGCACCGGCTCCCCAGAACACCACGCACCACCACGCCTTCCGGAGGAACCCATGGCTGAGATCTCGCGCCTCCCCGGCCCCGTCGCCGACATCTGGGAGTGGCAGCTGCAGGGCTCGTGCCGCGAGCACGACACCAACCTGTTCTTCCACCCCGAGGGCGAGCGCGGCCCGGCCCGCCGCAACCGCGACGCCGCCGCCGTGGCCATCTGCTCCGCCTGCCCGGTCGTCGAGGACTGCCGCCAGCACGCCCTCACCGTGCGCGAGCCCTACGGCGTCTGGGGCGGCCTCACCGAGGACGACCGCGAGCGCATCTACGCGGCCCAGCGCTCCCGCCGCACCCCGAACACCGTGGTCGCCGAGACGCGCATCGCCGAGGTCGGCTGACCGCAGAGCTCACGACGAGGGCCCCGGACCTGCTGGTCCGGGGCCCTCGTCGTCGCCCGCCCGCGTCGTCAGGGCCGGGCAAGGGGGGTGCACGGTGCCCGCTGGGTGGCCTGGCTGCCGGGCGCAGGCACCGCACCCGGGCACGAGCCCACCCCGTGGGCAGCAGGCCACCTCGCTGGCCACCTCGCTGGCCACCTCGCTGGTCACCGCGGAGCGGTCCCGGACGCGGCAGAGCCCCCCGGACCAGCGGTCCGGGGGGCTCCGACGTGCGCCCGGTCACCCGGGCGGAGCGTCAGCTCAGTGGCTGTGCCCGTGGCCGGCGGCCGCGGGGGCCTCCTCCTCGGGCTTGTCCACCACGAGAGTGTCGGTGGTGAGCACCATCGACGCGATCGAGGCGGCGTTGCGCAGCGCGGAGCGCGTGACCTTGACCGGGTCGATGACGCCCGCGGCCACGAGGTCGACGTACTCGCCGGTGGCGGCGTTGAGGCCGTGACCGGCCTCCAGGCCGCGCACCTTCTCGACGGCCACGTAGCCCTCGAGGCCCGCGTTCTCGGCGATCCAGCGCAGCGGCTCGGCGGCCGAGCGGCGGACGATCTGCGCGCCGGTGGCCTCGTCGCCGGTGAGCTCCAGGGCGTCGATGGCGGAGACGGCCTGGATGAGGGCCGAGCCGCCGCCGGCGACGATGCCCTCCTCGATGGCCGCGCGGGTCGCCGAGACGGCGTCCTCGATGCGGTGCTTCTTCTCCTTGAGCTCGACCTCGGTGGCCGCGCCGACCTTGATGACGCAGACGCCGCCGGCCAGCTTGGCCAGGCGCTCCTGCAGCTTCTCGCGGTCCCAGTCGGAGTCGGTGTTCTCGATCTCGGCCTTGACCTGGCGCACGCGGTCGGACACGGCGTCGGCGTCGCCGCCGCCGTCGATGATCGTGGTGTCGTCCTTGGTGATGACCACGCGGCGCGCGGACCCGAGGACCTCCAGGCCCACCTGGTCCAGCTTGAGGCCGACCTCGGGGCTGACCACCTGGGCGCCGGTGAGGATGGCGATGTCCTGGAGGATCGCCTTGCGGCGGTCACCGAAGGCCGGGGCCTTGACGGCGGCGGCGGTGAAGGTGCCGCGGATCTTGTTGACGACGAGCGTCGACAGGGCCTCGCCGTCGACGTCCTCGGCGATGATGAACAGCGGCTTGGAGGTCTGCAGGACCTTCTCCAGCAGCGGCAGCAGCTCCTGGACGGAGCTGATCTTGCCCTGCGAGAGCAGCACGTGCGCGTCCTCGAGGACGGCCTCCATGCGCTCGGAGTCGGTGACGAAGTAGGGCGAGATGTAGCCCTTGTCGAACTGCATGCCCTCGGTGAAGTCGAGCTCGAGGTTCATCGAGGACGACTCCTCGACGGTGATGACGCCGTCCTTGCCGACCTTGTCGAAGGCCTCGGCGAGCAGGTCGCCGACGGAGGAGTCCTGCGCGGAGATGGTGGCGACCTGGGCGATCTCGCCCTTGTCGTCGATGTCGCGCGCGGTGGCGAGCAGCTTCTCGGAGACCGCGTCGACGGCCTTGTCGATGCCGCGCTTGAGCCCGGCGGGGCTGGCGCCGGCGGCGACGTTGCGCAGGCCCTCCTTGACCATGGCCTGCGCCAGGACGGTCGCGGTGGTGGTGCCGTCACCCGCGACGTCGTTGGTCTTGGTGGCGACCTCCTTGGCGAGCTGGGCGCCGAGGTTCTCGTACGGGTCGTCCAGCTCCACCTCGCGGGCGATGGTGACGCCGTCGTTGGTGATGGTGGGAGCGCCCCACTTCTTGTCGATGACCACGTTGCGGCCCTTCGGGCCGAGGGTCACCTTCACGGCGTTCGCGAGGGCGTCGACCCCGCGCTCGAGGGCGCGGCGGGCGTTCTCGTCGAACTGCAGCTGCTTGGCCATGTCCTTCTTCCTGATGGCGTGCTGGTGGCTGACGGCTCGCTGACCGGCCGGCGGCGCGTCAGCGGGGTGCGGGACGGCGAACGCCCCGGGGCCCCCGCCGGACGGCGGTGGGGCCGCCGGGGCGAGCCGTGATCAGAGGTCGATCAGATCTGCGGTGTCGCTCAGGCGACGACGGCGAGCACGTCGCGCGCCGAGAGCACGAGCAGCTCCTGGCCGCCGTACTTCACCTCGGTGCCGCCGTACTTGGAGTAGATGACCTTGTCGCCGACCTTGACGTCGAGCGGCACGCGGTTGCCGTTGTCGTCGATGCGGCCCGGGCCCACGCTCAGGACCTCGCCCTCCTGGGGCTTCTCCTTGGCGGTGTCCGGGATGACGAGGCCGGATGCGGTGGTCTGCTCGGCGTCGAGGGGCTTGACGACGATGCGGTCCTCGAGCGGCTTGATGGAGACCGACACGGGCGGACCTCCCCTTCGCTGGTGGTGCGGAACGGACGGATGCGCGCGCCGGGGGCCGGTGCGTCGTCGCGGGTGCCGCTCCGACCTCGGGCGCTGGCACTCTCACAGGGAGAGTGCCAAGAAGGACAGTAGTGAGGCCGTCAGCACTCGGTCAACCCGAGTGCCAGCCCGCCCCGCCGAGGACGCCCGCTCAGACCAGCGAGCAGACGGTCTTGCCCTCGAGGTAGCCCGCCAGCCCCTCCATCCCGTTCTCCACGCCCCACCCGGACGTCCGCCGGCCGCCCTTGACGAGCTCCGGGGAGAACACCGCGTGGCAGTTCACCCACACCGTCCCCGCGCGCACGCCGTCGACCACCCGCTGCGCGGTGCGCAGGTCGCGCGTCCACACGCTGGCGGCCAGGCCGTAGTCGGTGTCGTCGGCCGCGGCGACCACCTCCTCGAGGTCGTCGAACGGCGCCACGACCACCACGGGGCCGAAGACCTCCTCGCGCACCAGCGGCGAGGAGGGGTCGGCCCCGACGACGACGGCGGGCGCGAAGAAGCAGCCGCCGCCGGAGGCGTCCTCCACCGGACCACCGCCGCCCACGACCTGCGCCCCGGCAGCGACGCCGTCGGCCAGGCGCTGGGCCACCCGCTCCGCGTGCGCGGGGCTCGCGAGCGGCCCGAGCTGGGAGGAGGGGTGCAGCCCGTGCCCGAGCGCCTGCGCCGCGGCCTGCGCGGCGAGCGCCTCGACGAAGGCGTCGTGCGCGGCGCGCTGCACGTAGACGCGCGACCCGGCCACGCACACCTGGCCGGAGTTGGCGAAGACGCCGCGCGCCACGCCAGGCACCGCGGAGGCCATGTCGGCGTCGGCCATGACGACGGCCGGCGACTTGCCGCCCAGCTCCAGGGTGAGCCGGGGCAGGTGGCCGCCGGGACGCCCGGCGGACCTCACGAGAGCGCGCCCGGTGGCGGTGGAACCGGTGAAGGCCACCTTGTCGACGCCCGCGTGCTCCGCGAGCGCCGCCCCGACCGCGCCGCCGCCGGTCAGCAGCGACACGACCCCGCGGGGCAGGCCCGCCTCCCCCAGGGCGCGGACCACGAGCTGGACCAGCCGCACGGACGTCAGCGGGGTGTCCTCAGCGGGCTTGAGGACGACGACGCACCCGGCCGCCAGCGCTGGCGCCACCTTCATGGCGGCCATGAGCAGGGGCGAGTTCCACGGCGTGATCGCGGCGACCACGCCCACGGGCTCCAGCACGGTGCTCGCGACGAGGCGCGTCCCCGGCGCCGCGTACGGGGGCAGCGGCGCCGAGGGACGGAACGTCGTGCCGGTGACCTTGGTGGCGGCTCCCGCGAAGTAGCGGAACTGCTCGGCGGCGCCGGCCACCTCCCCGCGGGCCGTGGCGAGGGTCTTGCCCTGGTCGAGCACCTCCAGCTGTGCGAGCTCCTCGGCGTGCTCGGCCAGCAGGTCCGCCACCCGCCACAGCAGGCGGCCGCGCGCCGAGGGCGTCGCCGCCCACCAGGAGGTGCTGCCCCGGTCGTCGAGGACGGCCCGGGCCGCCTCGACGGCGGGTCCCACGTCCTCGGCGCAGGCCTCGGCCACCTCGGCGAGCACCGCCCTGGTGGCCGGGTCGCGAGTGGTCCGGCGCTCCCCGGTCGCGGCGGGGTGCCACTGCCCCGCGGTGAACAGCCCCGCCGGCTCGGAGCACCACGCGTCGAGCAGGGCCCGCACGGGGGTGGAGACGGCCTCCGCCGGCGCGCGGCCACCGTCGACCAGGGCCGCGGGCGCAGCGCTCACCAGGCCACCTCCGGGAGACCGTGCTCGGCCACCCACGCGGCGCGGCGCTCGAAGAGGCCGGGCGCGGCGGCTCGGGCGTCGTCGACGAGCTCGCCGAGGTCGGCGTGCACGAGCGCCCCGTCGCGGACGACCGGGGCGCCGTCCACCCAGACGTGGTCGACGTCGGACCCGCGCACGGCGTGCACGAGGTTGTGGTGGACGTTGAGCAGCGGCCCCGAGGTGACCAGCGGGGTCATGCGCGGGGTGCGGGAGCGCACGGCCACGACGTCGGCCTTCTTGCCGACCTCCAGGGAGCCCAGGTCGGCCTCGCGCCCCAGGGCCCGCGCGCCGCCGGTGGTGCCGAGGGCGAAGGCGTCCCAGCTGGGCAGGGCCGCGGCGTCGAGGTCGCGCAGCTTGGCCAGCAGCGAGGCGGCCTTGAGCTCCTCGAACACGTCGAGGTTGTTGTTCTCCTTCTCCCCGTCGGTCCCCAGGCCGACGGCGACGCCCGCGGCCAGCAGCTCGCGCACGCGGGCTGTGCCGCTGGCGAGCTTCATGTTGCTGACCGGGTTGTGCACCACGCCGACGCCGCGGTCGGCCAGCAGGGAGATCTCGTCGTCGTCGAGCCAGACCGCGTGGGCCAGCACGGTGCGCGGGGCGTCGAGCATCCCGAGGCGCTCCAGGGCGCGCACCGGGCGTGCGCCGTAGCGCCGCTCGAACTCGGCGACCTCGTCGCGCGACTCGCTGCAGTGCGTGTAGAGGCCGGTGCCGAGGTCGTGCGCCATCGCGACAGCTCGGCGCTGCGCGGCCTCCACGGCGTAGAAGGGGTGCTCCAGCCCCACCCAGACCTCGATCCGCCCGGCGGCGCCGCCGTGGTGGTCGGCGGCGAGCCGCTCGACGTCGTCGAGGGTGTCGAAGAAGTCGTGCCGCGGGTGCTCCGCGGCGTACGGGACCGCCACCAGCCGGTTGCCGAGCAGCTCCGCGGCCCGCGCGCCGCCGTGCAGGAACCGCCACATGTCGACGACGGTGGTGGTGCCCGCCAGCAGGCCCTCGGCGTAGCAGAGGCGGGCGGCCACCTCGGCCTCGCGGGCGGTGAGCACCCGGTGCATGGGGTCGATGTGGACCCTCAGCCACTCCCACACGGGCAGCTCCTCGGCGGTGCCGCGCAGCAGGCCCGAGTGGTGGTGGGCGTTGATGAGACCGGGCAGGAGCACGTGGTCGGGCAGGTCCTCCACGGCGGCGCCGGGGTGCTCCGCGAGGACGGCGGCCAGCACCTCCTCGCGCGGGCCGACAGCGGTGATGCGGTCTCCGACCAGCGCCACGGCGCCGTCGGCGAGCACGGTGTGCGCGGCGTCCCCCACGACGACGACGCCCGCGGCCAGCACGCGCACCTGCGCGCTCACGGTCGCACCGCCCAGGGTGCGAGCAGGTCGGCCAGGCGCTCGGCCAGCGCGACGACGGGCGCGAGGGTGTTGCACGTCGGCACGGTGGGGAACGCCGACGCGTCGGCCACCCGCAGGCCGTCCACACCGCGGACGCGGAGCTCGGGGTCGAGCACGGCGCGCTCGTCGTCCTCGCGCCCCATCGCCGCGGTGCCGCAGGCGTGGAAGAAGGTGGTGCAGGCCAGGCTCATGAACTCCTCCAGGTCGGTGTCGCTCGTGGTGGGGCCGGCGGACGGCAGCGGCGCCAGGCGCTGCGCGCCCAGGGCCGCGAAGACCGGGCCGTCGGCCAGCTCCAGCACGTCGCGCAGGCCCTGCCGCAGGGCCGCGCGGTCCGCCGGGTCGGCGAGGAGACCCGGGTGCAGGTCCACGGCCCCGCCGGGCGCCAGGTCGCGGACCACCAGGTGCCCGCGGCTGCGGGACCCCATCAGCCCGACGCCCAGCCCCACCAGGTGCGGGTCGGCCCTGTCGAGCTGGTGGGCTGCGGCCACCGCGGGGGTGGCGCACGCCGCCTGCGTGACGAAGCAGTGCAGGTCGGGCGCGTCGCTGCGCGGGGAGCCGCTGCGCCAGTTCCACACCGCGCCGCCGCCGTTGTCGCGCACGGGCCCCCGGGGTCCGCGCAGCCGCAGCGTCACGCCCTCCAGCAGCGGGTGGTCCTGCAGCTCCCGCCCGACGCCGGGGACGGCGCTGACCACGGGCACGCCGAGCCGCGCGAGGTCCGCGGGGTCGCCGACCCCGGAGGCCAGGAGCAGGCGCGGGGTCTCGACGGCTCCGCCGCACAGCACCACCTCACCGTCCCCGGCCACCGCCGTCCGCACCGCCCGCCCGCCGACGAGGTGGACGACGGCGACGGCCCGGCCGCGCCGCACCTCGACGCGCAGCACCGGGCTTCCCGTGAGGACCGTGAGCGACCCGCTGCCCGGCACCTGCGCGAGCGGCGGCAGCTCGCGCAGGTAGGCGCGTGAGGTGCTCCACCGCCGCGAGGCCCGCCCGCCAGCGCCGTCGTCCTCCGAGGTGGCGGTGAGCTCGGCGAGCTCGGCGAGCCCGCCCACCCCCTGCCTGCCGGCCGCCTCCACGGCGTCCACCAGTGCGGTGGCCACGGGGTGCGGGTCGCGCGGGCGCTCCACGCGCAGCACGCCCTCGGCGCGCGCCAGGCACGGCGCGAGGTCGGCCCAGGCCCATCCCGGAACGCCCCAGCCGTCGTAGTCGCTCGGGTGGCCGCGGTACCAGAGCATCGCGTTGGTGCTGCTCGACCCGCCGAGCACGCGCCCGCGCGGCAGCGGGATCCGCCGCCCCGCCACCTGCGGCGACGGCGCGTAGGCGAGTCCCCAGTCGAGCTCACCCCCGAGCATCGCCGGCCACGCGCCGGCGTCGGCGACGTCCTCGCGGCCGGTGTCGTCGGGGCCCGCCTCGAGGAGCAGGACCGCCGCGCCGCGCTCGGCCAGGCGGCGGGCCACCACGCAGCCCGCTCCCCCACCGCCGACCACCACGTGGTCGTACCCGGGGCCTGGCATCAGTTGTGCTCGCTCGGGCCCATGATCGTCACGCCCTCGGTCGCCTCGACGTGCCGCACGAACCGGTAGGTGTCCTCCCGGCCGTCGCTGTGCTTGCGGCGCACCACGGGGTGCCCCGCTGCCGCGTGGCCCTCCGGGGACGTGTCGACCTTGGCGACGACCACGTGCGGGGCGGCGGTGTCGGCGAGGCCCGCCGCGCACGCCGCGGCGAACGCCTCGACGTCGCGGACCGTGCTCGCGCGCACCACGCCCGCGCCCCGGGCGATGGCCGCGAGGTCGACGGTCCCGGAGGAGGTGTGCGTGCGCGGTCCGCCGATGGACTGGTACCGCTCGTTGTCCCACACGACCACCAGCAGGTTGCCCGGCTGCTCGTTGCCCAGGGTGGCCAGCACGCCGAGGTTGAACAGCAGGCCGCCGTCGGTGTCGAGGGAGACCACCCGCCGGTGCGGCAGACCTGCCGCCAGGCCGAGCGCCTGCGGCGTCACGCAGCCGAGCTGCTGCTGGAACAGGCTGGCCTCGCGCAGGTGCGGGGCCGCGGTGTACCACTCGTCGACGGCGCCGCCGAGGGAGAGCACCACCAGCTCGTCGGACAGCAGTGCCGCGAGCGCCTCCATGGCGGAGAAGCGCGTCATCGCCGACGCCGGCTCCCGCACCACCGGGCCGCTCACCGGGCTGGTCATCGGACCGTGCCCCCGCCGAGCACGACCGCCGAGTGCTGGTAGGCCGAGTACGACCACTCGTAGGCGTCCACCACGGCCTGCTCGATGCCGGCCTCCTCACGCACCACGCGGTAGGGGATGCGCAGCGCCGCGAGCATCGGCTCCATCGTGATCCCGTGGGGAACCGCCCACCAGTTGTTCTCGCCCAGCTCCCCGCGGTAGCTCATGACCATGACCACGGGGATGCCGGAGCCCAGGCCCATCCGGGCCAGCGGCTCGGCGGCCGCGCGCAGCCCGGAGTTCTCCATGCACAGCACGGCGCGCTTCCCCGAGAGGAACACCCCGCCGCACACGGCGGCGCCCTCGCCCTCGTTGGTGCAGGGGATGGTG of Quadrisphaera sp. RL12-1S contains these proteins:
- a CDS encoding thiamine pyrophosphate-dependent enzyme; translated protein: MTSPVSGPVVREPASAMTRFSAMEALAALLSDELVVLSLGGAVDEWYTAAPHLREASLFQQQLGCVTPQALGLAAGLPHRRVVSLDTDGGLLFNLGVLATLGNEQPGNLLVVVWDNERYQSIGGPRTHTSSGTVDLAAIARGAGVVRASTVRDVEAFAAACAAGLADTAAPHVVVAKVDTSPEGHAAAGHPVVRRKHSDGREDTYRFVRHVEATEGVTIMGPSEHN
- a CDS encoding amidohydrolase, yielding MSAQVRVLAAGVVVVGDAAHTVLADGAVALVGDRITAVGPREEVLAAVLAEHPGAAVEDLPDHVLLPGLINAHHHSGLLRGTAEELPVWEWLRVHIDPMHRVLTAREAEVAARLCYAEGLLAGTTTVVDMWRFLHGGARAAELLGNRLVAVPYAAEHPRHDFFDTLDDVERLAADHHGGAAGRIEVWVGLEHPFYAVEAAQRRAVAMAHDLGTGLYTHCSESRDEVAEFERRYGARPVRALERLGMLDAPRTVLAHAVWLDDDEISLLADRGVGVVHNPVSNMKLASGTARVRELLAAGVAVGLGTDGEKENNNLDVFEELKAASLLAKLRDLDAAALPSWDAFALGTTGGARALGREADLGSLEVGKKADVVAVRSRTPRMTPLVTSGPLLNVHHNLVHAVRGSDVDHVWVDGAPVVRDGALVHADLGELVDDARAAAPGLFERRAAWVAEHGLPEVAW
- a CDS encoding WhiB family transcriptional regulator — encoded protein: MAEISRLPGPVADIWEWQLQGSCREHDTNLFFHPEGERGPARRNRDAAAVAICSACPVVEDCRQHALTVREPYGVWGGLTEDDRERIYAAQRSRRTPNTVVAETRIAEVG
- a CDS encoding aldehyde dehydrogenase family protein gives rise to the protein MSAAPAALVDGGRAPAEAVSTPVRALLDAWCSEPAGLFTAGQWHPAATGERRTTRDPATRAVLAEVAEACAEDVGPAVEAARAVLDDRGSTSWWAATPSARGRLLWRVADLLAEHAEELAQLEVLDQGKTLATARGEVAGAAEQFRYFAGAATKVTGTTFRPSAPLPPYAAPGTRLVASTVLEPVGVVAAITPWNSPLLMAAMKVAPALAAGCVVVLKPAEDTPLTSVRLVQLVVRALGEAGLPRGVVSLLTGGGAVGAALAEHAGVDKVAFTGSTATGRALVRSAGRPGGHLPRLTLELGGKSPAVVMADADMASAVPGVARGVFANSGQVCVAGSRVYVQRAAHDAFVEALAAQAAAQALGHGLHPSSQLGPLASPAHAERVAQRLADGVAAGAQVVGGGGPVEDASGGGCFFAPAVVVGADPSSPLVREEVFGPVVVVAPFDDLEEVVAAADDTDYGLAASVWTRDLRTAQRVVDGVRAGTVWVNCHAVFSPELVKGGRRTSGWGVENGMEGLAGYLEGKTVCSLV
- the groES gene encoding co-chaperone GroES, whose protein sequence is MSVSIKPLEDRIVVKPLDAEQTTASGLVIPDTAKEKPQEGEVLSVGPGRIDDNGNRVPLDVKVGDKVIYSKYGGTEVKYGGQELLVLSARDVLAVVA
- a CDS encoding thiamine pyrophosphate-binding protein — its product is MTPTAVQAVIAGLERAGVTIASYLPDSLLKPLYPALDAHPGIRTIPCTNEGEGAAVCGGVFLSGKRAVLCMENSGLRAAAEPLARMGLGSGIPVVMVMSYRGELGENNWWAVPHGITMEPMLAALRIPYRVVREEAGIEQAVVDAYEWSYSAYQHSAVVLGGGTVR
- a CDS encoding GMC family oxidoreductase; amino-acid sequence: MPGPGYDHVVVGGGGAGCVVARRLAERGAAVLLLEAGPDDTGREDVADAGAWPAMLGGELDWGLAYAPSPQVAGRRIPLPRGRVLGGSSSTNAMLWYRGHPSDYDGWGVPGWAWADLAPCLARAEGVLRVERPRDPHPVATALVDAVEAAGRQGVGGLAELAELTATSEDDGAGGRASRRWSTSRAYLRELPPLAQVPGSGSLTVLTGSPVLRVEVRRGRAVAVVHLVGGRAVRTAVAGDGEVVLCGGAVETPRLLLASGVGDPADLARLGVPVVSAVPGVGRELQDHPLLEGVTLRLRGPRGPVRDNGGGAVWNWRSGSPRSDAPDLHCFVTQAACATPAVAAAHQLDRADPHLVGLGVGLMGSRSRGHLVVRDLAPGGAVDLHPGLLADPADRAALRQGLRDVLELADGPVFAALGAQRLAPLPSAGPTTSDTDLEEFMSLACTTFFHACGTAAMGREDDERAVLDPELRVRGVDGLRVADASAFPTVPTCNTLAPVVALAERLADLLAPWAVRP
- a CDS encoding response regulator transcription factor, with amino-acid sequence MATVMVCDDSPLVRENLRRAVAGVAGVGRVIGASSGEEVLARWPVERPALVLMDVRMPGIGGVEAARRLLARHPGAGVLMLTVAEDVEGVARAVAAGARGYVVKDATRSELVAAVIGAISEAGVRGRGARRTEAGATPALTERELQVLTGMGEGRSNAEIGKQLFLSEDTVKTHARRLFRKLDAADRAQAVAKGFRLGMVH
- the groL gene encoding chaperonin GroEL (60 kDa chaperone family; promotes refolding of misfolded polypeptides especially under stressful conditions; forms two stacked rings of heptamers to form a barrel-shaped 14mer; ends can be capped by GroES; misfolded proteins enter the barrel where they are refolded when GroES binds) — its product is MAKQLQFDENARRALERGVDALANAVKVTLGPKGRNVVIDKKWGAPTITNDGVTIAREVELDDPYENLGAQLAKEVATKTNDVAGDGTTTATVLAQAMVKEGLRNVAAGASPAGLKRGIDKAVDAVSEKLLATARDIDDKGEIAQVATISAQDSSVGDLLAEAFDKVGKDGVITVEESSSMNLELDFTEGMQFDKGYISPYFVTDSERMEAVLEDAHVLLSQGKISSVQELLPLLEKVLQTSKPLFIIAEDVDGEALSTLVVNKIRGTFTAAAVKAPAFGDRRKAILQDIAILTGAQVVSPEVGLKLDQVGLEVLGSARRVVITKDDTTIIDGGGDADAVSDRVRQVKAEIENTDSDWDREKLQERLAKLAGGVCVIKVGAATEVELKEKKHRIEDAVSATRAAIEEGIVAGGGSALIQAVSAIDALELTGDEATGAQIVRRSAAEPLRWIAENAGLEGYVAVEKVRGLEAGHGLNAATGEYVDLVAAGVIDPVKVTRSALRNAASIASMVLTTDTLVVDKPEEEAPAAAGHGHSH
- a CDS encoding MerR family transcriptional regulator — its product is MPTPNAAPSGVSLGVAAAARRLGVAPATLRTWARRYGLGPSEHETGSHRRYTPEDLARLVVMRRLTLEGVPPVTAAATALATDPTDAAMALASAAGEGSDLHDAEDHDEAPTTGDVPALVALTADLGVWSAVLPADRTPLTRRPSPAGQGALQRAVLAGDAPGAAAAVLAACSSKGPLRAWEEVVQPARVALARRWEATGPGVDSEVLLTAATLEALRALRRPPERTTAVVLLAAAEGETDSLPLHVLAAAVAAHGVRPWVLAPGLPREAVAAAVRRTGPAAVLVHAEEPVADAAAQLGPLPRLRHPVRLVLSGPGWSLAQLPAGRAALRAPALPAALEVLLEATEP